GCAGCCGGTCGGGTCAAGTAGACCTCTGTCAGGGCATCGGCCCAGAGTTCCTGCTCAGCAAAATAGGTAATGCGAGCCAGGCCAATGTCTAGGGGGTCGGCCCCACTGTCCCTCAGGTCTTGGGTGAGTTGTTCTAACTCGGTGGCAATCCGTTGCCGCTCGTCCGACTCCATCACCTGGAAGTCTGCCTTCATGATGGCATCGCCGGTGAGGTCGTCATAGAGGGTCCAGGTGTACTCTCGGCCTGGCTCTAGGCCAGGCCCGTTGTAGCGCAAGCGCGGCAGGAAATTGAACAGGTCCACTCGCCAGAGAGAATCGCCGCTGGCCACATCGTGGACTTCTAATGCCTCAATCAGCCCCCCTTGCCAGAGAAAGACCGGGTTGAGATGCCAGATTTCTGGGGAGGTAGTGGCTGGGGCCACCAGACAGAGGTCGCCGCGGGAGCCGCCGGGGCGCACCTTCCCCTGGGGGTAGAGGTGGCCTTTGGGCGCTAGCTATAGTGGTTAGGGAGGCCCCAAGCCAGAGAACCCAATAGCAGATAGCGGCTGAGGCGGAGTTGTGGGAAACGTGACGTGATAAATCTAAACATGGGATTATCGTCGCATCAAAAACGGCAATCGGTAGAACCAGAGGGTAGCCAGCGGTAGGGCAATGGGCAGAAGCACCAGCCCAGCAACATAGACTTGCAGGCTAATGATGGCATAGAGTAGGGAGCCACTGACTAGGAAGATGCACTGCCGCCGCCGGTGGAGGCTAGTCTGGTCGATTACTTTGCTCAGTAATGCCGCCATTAGTACTAACCACAGGTCGGGCAGGGGCACGACCAAATGGCGGTGGCGAAAGTGGTGAAACAAATAGCCATGGACTTCGCCTCCCAGGAGAACGGTGCTGTTATTGGCAGGAGCCTGGCGCTGACGCCAGTAGGCCATGGCTGCAGGCAGGGGGAAATTGTCTTCATTGAGTTCGCTGACACCAGCTTCGCCGTATCCCCCTGGCATGATCATCACCACTGCTTGGGGATAGTCCTGCCGCAGCTGCGGGGGTGAGCTTTCTAGGAGCTGCCAAGCCGGTATTTGGCTGTAGAGCCGCTGCGGTGGCAGGGAGTAGTCGACGATGGGATGCAACCAGGTTTGCCCCAGACGATAGGCACTGGTGGTCACCGAGGCAGGCTGCATGCGGGGAGAGGTTAAGTGGGCTGGTACCGCTTGGTGTCCTTGGGAGAGGTCGACGGATTGGTGGCCTGAGCTCAGGACGTCAGCCAGGGCCATGAGATAGGCCAGGGGGAGGGGCCAGTCGGGACTATAACGGCTGAGAAGTAGGGGCACTAAGCGCCCCTGGCCAAATAACTTGATGTCCCCTTGCCAGCTCCAGTCGGGGTTGCCTAGGGCCGGTAGAGGGGTTAGCCACTGCCCAGTTTGGTCGAGGTAAGTGGCTAGAATAAACCAGATATCGTCTTGAGCCGCAGTCTCTAGGGTCTGGGCCAGGATATTGTCGTCACTGACTAAGGGGCGATCTAGAAGATAGTCAATGCTGATGACCGCTGGTTGCAATTGGGCAGTTTTGTCGACGACCCGCGCCAGATAGCGCCGATCCATGGGCCGGGGGTTGCTAATGTCGGCCCGGATCAGAGAATCATTGTCGATGGTGACTAGCAGCAGCTCTGGCGATGCAGCCGGCAGCTGGCCGGTGCGATCGCGGTAGATGGCTTGGCTCCAGAGTCGCTGATCTAGCAAGCCCCGTTGTAGAGGGGGCAGTAGACTCAGGGTTACCATCACCCCGATCACGGCGACTTCGTAGCGGGTTGGCAGCCAGGCCCGTAGTTGCTGGCGCCAGCCCTTGGGGGCAATGCGGTAGAGGGGGGCATCGGGGTGGCGAAACAGGGACGGGACTAAGTGAGCCGAGGGATAGGTGAGGGCATGCTCTAGTTTGAGGGCCTGACTGGCCTGGATCAGGGCGGTGTGGACGTCGTCGTGGGCGGCTAGCCGCTGCAGGAAGCGGCGCAGGAATACATGGGCCACTTGGTTATGGACCGGTTCTCGAAAGATGGCGACCTGGCTCAGGCCTAGGTCGATCAGGGATTCGGCTAGATTGAGGCCGCTGCAGGAGTTGAAGAGGGCAAAGCGCAGGCCCCGTTGCTGGGCGATGGCTAAGCTGGGGGCCAGTTCGCGAACAGTTAGGGTGACGCCGGGTGCGATCGCAAGTTCCCCGCCGGTCAGGGCCGTCTCATTGCTATGGCCAGCGAACAAGAGTCCATCCCAGCCCTGGTCAGCGGCAATGGTATTGGCAATTTGGCGTTTCAGCTCACCGCTGTGGCAGCCAGGCTGCCAGCCGACAAACACCACCTCGGCCAGGCGGTTCAGGGCCCCGATGGCGGCCCGATCGCCAGCGAAATTGAGGCCCGTCTCATCTCCCAGGATGACGAGTAAGCGGGGACGGCGGCGCGGCGGTGGAGCATTGGCTGGGGCGCGAATCCTAGCCGGTGACCGCACCAAGCGCAACGGATGGACGGCGGCAAACTCGCTGCCAATCTCCCAGCTTTCCCAGGGAAGGCGGGCCACCTCTAGGGGATGGCAGGTGAGATAGAGATCCACTGGCTGCCCTTGAGCTTGGTGGCCGATCTGGGCGCGAATCTCGAATAGCTCTGGGCTGCGCAGCCAGCGATGAAAGTCGTAGAGGAGCTGGGCTTCTGCCTCGACTAACCGAGCCGACCAATCCACCGCCGAGGTCAAGCCGCCGCTACTCTGAACTCGTCCGCGCAGGGAAGTGGGCGATACTGGCGGGGCCGGGGCCGGATCTTCCAGGTGACGATAGACCTGAAGATAGGCCTGCTGCCAGTGCTGATAGTGCTGCAGCAACTCAGAGCGCCAGGGTAAGGCTGCCGCTAGATGCTGGCCTTGGCCCCAGGTCAGGTCGAAGAGGCAGGTCTGCTCCACCCGATGCACCTTGAGGTGGAGGGACGTGGCGGTGGGGGGGATGCGATCGCACGGTAACAACTCAGTATCAGGATCAATATCAATCGATATCAACAGGACGACTGCCCTAGCAGAAATCTGGTTGGAAGCCCAGGGGCGGTAAGGTCAGGATGGTGCCGTCAGGGAATCGCAATGACACCTGGAAGGTCTCCTGCCAACTACCAATGACCTGGGCATAGAGATAGTCATCCCCCTCATCATCGGCGAAATAGCGCTCTACCAACAGGGTTTGGTCGTCGGAAATCTGTAGCCCGGCCCCCAACGGTCGAGACTGACCCGGCTGCGGTCCCAAAATCACCAGCAGGGTCCATTCTGGATCCCCTGTGGTCCCTGCCAGGGCCCAACTGAGGGCATAGAGCCGCAGCCCTCCCCCAGCCCAAGAGACATCATGGTAAGCCGCCGCTGCCCCTGAGCCCATAGATAGGCCACGATCGTCTAAAGACTGTAGTAGTGACCCCAGATCATCCAGGGTGGTGGTGCGCATGGCGGTGGCCAAGTTGGGGGGTGGCAATAGGGTCCAGGCCAGCGATTGGGCTAGGGGATCGAGCTGTTGCCGCAGCCATAGCCCCGTGTTGATCACCCCCTGGGACCAGGTCAGATGTGGCGTTGACCTGGGGCCAGGCGGGGGTCTGTCCCCGTTGCACTCCATAGAGCCAACGGGTCCAATCGGGATGACTGAGCAGAGCCGCCCCTAGGGACCAGGGCAGCCTGGCCTCCGGTAAGACATCAGCCTGTTGCAGCTGCGGCAATAGCTGTTGTAAGCGGGTCTGGTGGTTAGCTGTTAGATCGGGGGTGGCGGTCGTGGTCACCGGCAGGGCGGCGGCTTCTAGGCAACGCAGGTATAGCAACAGCTGTTCGCTATCTCGCTCAAACCAGCTGAGAGGCACTGATAATGCCCAATCTACCTGATGGGAGTCTGGGCCCAATTGCCGTAACAGCTGATCGCGTCGCAGCACGCCCCCTACCCGCGCCGTCCCTCGATGCTCATCCACTTCCATCCAGACAAATAACTGGGCGGCCCAATCGGGCAATTCCACGGCGGCCTTGGGCAGCGGCAGCACTGAGTCTACCAAGGTGCCGCTGGTGAGCAGGCAGAGTCGCAGCTCTCCGACTCGCAATCCACAGACGGCGTCAATGGCATGGGCATAGGCCGGATCCTGGAGAGACACCTGGTCAGTGCCAAGCGCCAACTCTGGAGCCCGTTCCTGCAGCCAACTGGTGAATCCCTGCAGGGCGAGGCCATGCAGATAAATGCGCCACTGCCGCTCTGGGTGAGGGTCGGCCTGGCTGCGGGTTGCCGCTTGGGCCACTTGGTCTGGGGTAAGCTCCAGGATGTCGGCGTCTAAGCCTTCGTGTTCTAGGTCGATATGGTCGTCAAAGGCAATCATGGTGTCATCTCCGGCTGTCTAGGTGGCGGCAAAGGGCTACGGTAAACTGGCTGCGATGTTGACTCTGGGTGGTGGCTTCGGTTTCGGCGGTGGCCATCAGGCTATCCACCCGCTCGGCCAGAGCGGCGTCGATCTGGGCATTCAAGTGGTGCAATCGCTCGGGATCGACATAGGCCTGGGCTAGCTGTCGGGTGCGATCGCACATCTGTTGCAATAGATGCTGACGAATATCGGCCCGCAGGGCCTTTAACTTCAGCAGGCGGCTGACTTGATACTGCTGGCTGAAGCCGATTTGCCGGGCAATCTCACCCATGGCCAAGCCGTCGCAGTGAAATAGCCGCAGCGCCTTGAGAAAGGGCTCTATCTTCTCAGGTTGGCGGCGTTGCAGCCGCGCTAGCCAGGTCTCGATCACCGTGGCGATGGCCTGCTGCAGGCATTGGTCAAATACCTGACGAAAACCAGCTAAAAACTGGGCCGTGTCGTCTTCCTGCGGGGCAGGAGCTCGCATCCCCTGGGCCACCGCCGCAATTTCGGGCCGATCCAGCGATTCGGTCGGCACCAGCCCGCCCCGCACATGGATGCGGTAGTGGCGTAGGTAGCTGGCTAAGGCCTGCAACTGACCCAATAAATCGTCCTCAGACAGCTTTTGGGCCAGGGCACGGGGCAACTGCTGGGCCAGGCGTTGGAGCTGCTCTGGGGTAGGGGGCACACAGCCCCCGCCGCCGCCGGCCTGTCGCTGCTGGATGCGATCGCGACGATAGACCCCATGATAACTCTGCAGCAACTGTTGGGCTTGGGTGACCTCTGTCGGGCTGAGGCCATGGAACTCCCCCAAAATTTTCGATACCTGCTTCACGGAGGTATCGTTGAGAATGGCCCAGTCGCTGACCAAGTAGACCCCGTGCTGCAGCAAGAAGCGGTTCAGGTCACGATGGTGGCGCACTCGCCGGGTCACCCAAGTGCTGAGACTGGCTCGCTGCGGATCAAAACTCCGCAGAATGTCAGCCGCCAAAGAACAATAGGTTTCACTGCTAGAGTTGGCCAAGGGCTCCAGGGGATAGGTCTCATCCAGCACGAAGGGAAATAACTCATAGCGGGTAAACCCATAGCGTTCGCCAAAGCGTGCCTCTAAATCCTGACAAACCCACTCCACCTGATTGGACACATAGCACCGGAGGCAGCCCTCGGCCACCGTAATTTGATCAGCCGCCGCCTGCCACTGGCTCAACAGATAGGCTTGAATGGCGGTATCCGTTGCCGTTTCGGCACCCTTGGTTAGATGCTGGGCCAGATAGGTCTTGGCCGTGGGCAATAGGTGGGGGCTAATGCGGCTACTCGCGGTGATGCGGACCAGTCGCCAGTATTTGGATGGAATCTCAGAAGGACTATCCATAGGAGACAGACTACGCATCCTGGGCGGAGCATTCAACACCATAGTAGGAGAGAGGGGCATGGACTATCCTGACAGGGGGTGAACCGCCAGCAGATATCTCTGACGGCCATGAGCCTATGCACTGTTGCCGGAGGGGTGACAGCCGTTAGGCATTTTTCTAGGGATAAACTAAAGTATTGACTGGGCTACTCTGGAGCTGGGTCAATGACTCTGAAGTTTTTTCGGCAAAATACTTTAGGGTTAAGTGAATGGCTGAGGCTATCATCAGCCAGCACCGCCATCCCAGGGTTACCCTGAATCGATGACCTGGAAGCCACTGTAACCGCTAAACCTAGAGCGGTTGCTTCAGCCGGGATAATGAGCGATACGTCAGCCTTTATTGCAGGATGTGCCACCACTGGGGCGGCAGCGTTGATGCTGCTGTTAGCTCGCATGAGCTTAGATGAGACCTCGCCCCGCCCTGCCACTGAGTCCGAGCCCTACATTAACGAGGCCATTACTCCGATACCGGCACCGCCGCCACCCACGGTAGATACCCCTGACACCAATCCCCTAGAGCAAGAGCTGGAACAACAGCAGGAGTTGATTCAGCGGTTAGAAACCCAACTAGGAGAACAACAACAGCAAATTGATGACTTAGAAGAGCAACTGCGCCGTCAAGAAGACGACGCCCGCACTCTCCTAGCCCGTCTAGATGACTATCAGCACTCTGTGGATAGCCTGGCATCCCAGCAGAATCGCTTAGAAGGGGCCCAGCAGACGGCTGGTCAGACGCAGACGTCCTTGGTCTGGGTGGGAGCTGGTATTGTCATGATCGTGTTGCTGGGGGGCGCCGCCCTGATGGTGGTGATCGTTGTGTTTGTGGCTAGTCGACGACGAGAGTCTCGGGCATCCCAGGCGCCTATGTATCCAGTCAATGTGCCCCCCACCGCTTACCATCCCTACTACCAGCAAGAGTTGATCACCCCCTATCCCTTGCGTCCTTCCCCCATGGGCACACCGCCCTCGGATTATCCCCGTTAAGTCCTATCTGGCATTGGCCACATCCTATGGCAAAGGTGGCTGTCCCCTTAAAACTCCACATTGTCGGGGGTGCGGGGAAAGGGAATCACATCGCGAATATTGGCCATGCCAGTCATGAACTGAACTAATCGCTCAAAACCCAGGCCAAAACCGGCATGGGGTACGGTGCCATAGCGGCGCAGATCCAGGTACCACCAGTAATCTTCCAAGGGCAGACCGGCTGTCTGAATCCGCCGTTCCAGGACTTCTAACCGTTCTTCCCGCTGAGACCCGCCAATGATCTCACCCACTTTGGGGGCCAGTACATCCATAGCTCGCACGGTGTTGCCATCCTGATTGAGGCGCATGTAAAAGGCCTTAATCGCCGCTGGATAGTCGGTGACGATGACAGGCTTCTTAAACACCTCCTCGGTCAGATAGCGCTCATGTTCCGACTGCAGATCAACTCCCCACTCTACCGGGAACTCAAAGGAGCGATCGGCTTTTGCCAACAGGGTCACCGCTTCGCTGTAGGTAATGCGCTCGAACTCATGGGCCAGAATATTCTCCGCCGTGGCCAGGACACTGGTGTCGATGCGTTGGTTGAAGAAGTCCATATCCTCAGGGCATTGTTCCAGGACAGTGCGAAACACATGTTTGAGGAAGGCTTCAGCCCAGTCCATAGCACCATCAAGGTCACAGAAGGCCATCTCCGGCTCTACCATCCAAAATTCGGCCAAATGCCGCGAGGTATTAGAATTTTCAGCCCGGAAGGTGGGGCCAAAGGTGTAGACATTAGTAAAGGCCATGGCCATGATCTCGGCTTCCAGTTGGCCACTCACGGTCAGATAGGCGGGTTTACCAAAGAAATCTTGGCTGAAGTCAACGGCTCCGGCTTGGGTGTGGGGCAACTGCTCTAGATCGAGACTGGTGACCGTAAATAGTTCGCCGGCCCCTTCACAGTCACTGGCCGTCAGAATCGGGGTGTGCACCCAGAGAAACCCCTGATCCTGGAAAAACTGATGAATGGCCTGGGCACAGGCATTGCGGACCCGAAACACTGCTCCCAGGGTATTGGTGCGCGATCGCAAGTGGCCTAGAGTTCTGAGGAACTCGAAGGAATGCCGCTTCTTTTGCAGGGGATAGGTCTCGGGATCGGCCGCACCAAACACCGTAATTTGGCTGGCCTGGACTTCCACCCGTTGTCCCTTACCCGGTGACTCCACCAGGGTGCCCGAGATGCTCACCGAGGCGCCGGTGCTCAACTGTTTGAGGATAGACTCATAGTCGGGCAACTCAGCATTCACTACCACCTGTAGCCCGGCCATAGAGGAGCCGTCATTGATATTGATAAATGTCAGCCCCTTGGTGGATCGCCTTGTCCGCACCCACCCTTGCAGGGTGATAACCTCTCCCGGTTGACCCTGCTGCGAAATGTCTCGAATCCGTTGCGTCATTGGCAGTTTCACTGGCTCAGTCACCTTTACTGATTGTAAAGGGTGGTCTAGGGGCTGGCCTACCCTGCCCAGCTACGCAATACCCATCCTACGATTAGCCCTAGTCCGCCAAACCGCACTGCTTGCCAGAACGGCTCCTGGAGTTGTCGCCAAGACCACAACTGACTGGCGAGATCGGCTTCAATGGCAGCAAGGCGCTGCTGGGTACGAACCATGTCCTCGGTACCAATGGGGCCCTGGTGTTGCTGCAGGGCTCGGAGTTGATTGACATGATCTAATAGCATCTGTAAGCGCTGGGCTAATTCGTCCCAATTGACCACCTCAGAAGAGGCCGGTTCGAAAGAACCGCGTCGGGAATCGGCCCGTCGCTGTCGAGAGGGTCGTGGCATTATGCAAGAGTAAGTAGAGATAGGTTTGCTTCTGACTATGCCAGATACCCCTGCCAAAAGCTCACCAGGCAGAGAGACCTCTGCCCAGTTGCAGCAATACACTGCTCTGGAATTGGCCCAGGCCCTAGCCGAGAAGCTGGCCATTGAGCCCAATGATTGGCATCGCTTGAATCGCAACCGTAAGGTGCGAGCCAAGGAGCAATTGGCTGCAGCCTTGGTCTATCTGCTGAGCGATCAGCCAGAGGAAGCGTTAATGCGAACCCAACAAGCCAGTGGTTGGCTAGACCACAGCTTGACAGCGCCCCCCTGCCCTACCCATGGGCCACGGACTCGGTAAAGCGGGGGAATTTAGTGCGACGACGCACGCGCTTGCGCAGGTGGAGCTCGCATCCCCCCTGCATCCAGGTGACGTCATCAAAAACTTGGTAGAGAATATAGAGCCCGCGACCGCATTCCTCCACGGAGTGGTTGCAATCACCATCAAGCTCCTTGTGGCGGCAGCAGGGATAGGAAAATCCACTGCCTTGATCGGTAATAATCCACCAGTAATCGTCACCGTTTACGGTAAATCTGACCGATATTTTCTTGCCAGGATCCAGTTTATTGCCGTGCTTAGCGGCATTGACTAGGGCTTCTTGCAACCCCAGCCGAACTTCTGCCTGCCACGGATCAGGGATGCCTGCCAAGAGCAGATCCAAAATGGGACAGAGATAGAGGGTCGATACAAAGCTGAGGTTATCCCATTTGCAGTTGGCCGGTGGTGGAGAAAGCGCTAACACAGAGGATCCTCCAAAAACTGTGAGAACAAAATGGCCAAATGAGTTTAGTTAATGTTTGTCAGGGCTATAAAGAGCAGGAATAAGGCAAGGTTGGACACGAGATGAATCGTTACGGCGCTTATCTAAGGCGCTTATCTAAGGCGCTTATACAGCTCTCACTGAATAGGCTAAAGCTTAGGATACTAAAGCTTGATAATAGGGGTGTCACTACTCAAGTTGAGTCTGGAGAAATAGGGAATAATGCCTGAGCATTGGCAACCCGAAAAAGCGCAACCCAAGGATTATCTCTGCAGAGAGTCGTGTTGAATTGAATCGGTGAAAGGCTGGCATTGGTCTTAGGTGACACGTGATTGACAAAGATACACTGCTCTAGCCGTTTGGATCAGGGAGATAGCTGGTTTAGCCGGTCTTTCGAGAAGAGGGTGATCAGCCCTAGAGGGCCATCGCAAGCGTCATATCAGATGTTACCTGTCATCGACGTTGACATTTGTTACCAAGGCACTAAGAAATACTACAGGCTCCGAAAAAATTTGAATCTGACAGCCATGAATTACTGCCGTAGTTTAAAGGATGAATTTTAAAGCAGCCTATCCAGTTCAACTGATTGGCTACACAGATACCTTTCTATTTTATCAGCATATCCGTTTAGGCTAAGCCCTATCTGAAACAAGTACTGGATCTCTTAGCTTTGCTGACGTAGACACCGATGTTCAGGTCATGCCTCTCCTGAAATTGGCCCAAAACAGTTCATGCGTATTGTTCACCCGTGGGGACAATCAGGGCTGTTTACTGGCTCACTAGTCACTGGCTCGCTATACACTACTAGAGCCCCCTTCTAGTGACTTGGCCGATGAAGAGTCCTTGGAGTTTGCGCGACTACGTCTTTGCCGTATTCATGACCATCGGCATGGTGGCCTCTGTGTTTGTGATTGGGCCACTAGTGCCGCCGTTTCTACAACTGGTGGCCTGGGCTCCCCTGGGCGGCATCTTTCTCACCTTAGGGATGGCCCGCCTACAGCGGCGAGGCAGTGTCGCCCTGATGATCTGGCCCCTGGCGCTGCTGTTGGCCCCGATTTCTCCGGCCATTACCCTCTACCTGTTTCTCACCTCCCTGGTGACCGAGGCGGTAGTCTTCCTGCGCGGTAACTATCGAGTCAAGGGCAACCGGCTTCTGGGCACGGTGGTGTTCTTCGTCAGTGCCACGGTGATTGGCCTGATCAGTGCCGGGCTGATGCTGGGGGATGCCTTCGCCGAGCTACTGACCAAACCCTGGTTGCTGGGCGGGTTGGCCGTCGCCGCCGGGATCACGGGCACCATCGGTTGGTGGTTGGGAGAAAACATCGTCAGCCAGTTGCGGCGAGCCGGCAAACTCGATGCGGAGTAAGGGCGATCATCAGAACAGCCGTTAACATTAGCTGAGTCAAGGTCACGGAGATGCGCCGCGACACCTCATGACCATCACGGACCCAGGCAGTCGTAACAATAGGGCGGGTCTCTGACTGACCAACAAGTTCAGTGCCCCAGACCACATGGTCAGCCGGCACATGCTTAATCAGTTCCAAAAACAGAGCCTTAGCGATGCTAAGGTTCTCATCACTCTCGGGCGGCATCTCGATCAGCGTCCCATCGACGAGTTCATGGCGGGTATCAGTCTCTGTGTCTCGGGAGAGATACGCCTCCATGGTCAAATAAGTGGTGTCGGCTGAGATCAGGGAGCCCATGGTGGTGATTGCCTGGCAATGACGGCCACTATGTCAATGCTACAGCAAGGGTCAGCCGGTATGATTGATGGGACTGGCAGCCAAATACCGCCCATGGCATCGGTGAGAGGGGCAATGCAGGTAAGTCAACACGCCCATGGCTATCGCGGCTGCCTCAGCCCGATTAATCCCTTCCTGAAGATGGGGCTGAGCCTGGTGTTAATGAGTCTGGCCCTGGTGCTGGACCGCCTGGTGGCCATGGGGATCCTGGTGGGAGGATTGCTGCTGCTGTTGGGGCAGTTTAAGCTGCGGCCACTGCTGCTGGGGTATGGCCTGCTGACCCTGCT
This portion of the Halomicronema hongdechloris C2206 genome encodes:
- a CDS encoding DUF6439 family protein, translated to MPDTPAKSSPGRETSAQLQQYTALELAQALAEKLAIEPNDWHRLNRNRKVRAKEQLAAALVYLLSDQPEEALMRTQQASGWLDHSLTAPPCPTHGPRTR
- a CDS encoding DUF1822 family protein, with protein sequence MIAFDDHIDLEHEGLDADILELTPDQVAQAATRSQADPHPERQWRIYLHGLALQGFTSWLQERAPELALGTDQVSLQDPAYAHAIDAVCGLRVGELRLCLLTSGTLVDSVLPLPKAAVELPDWAAQLFVWMEVDEHRGTARVGGVLRRDQLLRQLGPDSHQVDWALSVPLSWFERDSEQLLLYLRCLEAAALPVTTTATPDLTANHQTRLQQLLPQLQQADVLPEARLPWSLGAALLSHPDWTRWLYGVQRGQTPAWPQVNATSDLVPGGDQHGAMAAATARSPSPIAGLDPIATPQLGHRHAHHHPG
- a CDS encoding PDDEXK family nuclease, which codes for MGSLISADTTYLTMEAYLSRDTETDTRHELVDGTLIEMPPESDENLSIAKALFLELIKHVPADHVVWGTELVGQSETRPIVTTAWVRDGHEVSRRISVTLTQLMLTAVLMIALTPHRVCRLAATG
- a CDS encoding CHASE2 domain-containing protein; its protein translation is MISIDIDPDTELLPCDRIPPTATSLHLKVHRVEQTCLFDLTWGQGQHLAAALPWRSELLQHYQHWQQAYLQVYRHLEDPAPAPPVSPTSLRGRVQSSGGLTSAVDWSARLVEAEAQLLYDFHRWLRSPELFEIRAQIGHQAQGQPVDLYLTCHPLEVARLPWESWEIGSEFAAVHPLRLVRSPARIRAPANAPPPRRRPRLLVILGDETGLNFAGDRAAIGALNRLAEVVFVGWQPGCHSGELKRQIANTIAADQGWDGLLFAGHSNETALTGGELAIAPGVTLTVRELAPSLAIAQQRGLRFALFNSCSGLNLAESLIDLGLSQVAIFREPVHNQVAHVFLRRFLQRLAAHDDVHTALIQASQALKLEHALTYPSAHLVPSLFRHPDAPLYRIAPKGWRQQLRAWLPTRYEVAVIGVMVTLSLLPPLQRGLLDQRLWSQAIYRDRTGQLPAASPELLLVTIDNDSLIRADISNPRPMDRRYLARVVDKTAQLQPAVISIDYLLDRPLVSDDNILAQTLETAAQDDIWFILATYLDQTGQWLTPLPALGNPDWSWQGDIKLFGQGRLVPLLLSRYSPDWPLPLAYLMALADVLSSGHQSVDLSQGHQAVPAHLTSPRMQPASVTTSAYRLGQTWLHPIVDYSLPPQRLYSQIPAWQLLESSPPQLRQDYPQAVVMIMPGGYGEAGVSELNEDNFPLPAAMAYWRQRQAPANNSTVLLGGEVHGYLFHHFRHRHLVVPLPDLWLVLMAALLSKVIDQTSLHRRRQCIFLVSGSLLYAIISLQVYVAGLVLLPIALPLATLWFYRLPFLMRR
- a CDS encoding ATP-binding protein; amino-acid sequence: MLALSPPPANCKWDNLSFVSTLYLCPILDLLLAGIPDPWQAEVRLGLQEALVNAAKHGNKLDPGKKISVRFTVNGDDYWWIITDQGSGFSYPCCRHKELDGDCNHSVEECGRGLYILYQVFDDVTWMQGGCELHLRKRVRRRTKFPRFTESVAHG
- a CDS encoding PspA/IM30 family protein — its product is MSDTSAFIAGCATTGAAALMLLLARMSLDETSPRPATESEPYINEAITPIPAPPPPTVDTPDTNPLEQELEQQQELIQRLETQLGEQQQQIDDLEEQLRRQEDDARTLLARLDDYQHSVDSLASQQNRLEGAQQTAGQTQTSLVWVGAGIVMIVLLGGAALMVVIVVFVASRRRESRASQAPMYPVNVPPTAYHPYYQQELITPYPLRPSPMGTPPSDYPR
- the asnS gene encoding asparagine--tRNA ligase → MTQRIRDISQQGQPGEVITLQGWVRTRRSTKGLTFININDGSSMAGLQVVVNAELPDYESILKQLSTGASVSISGTLVESPGKGQRVEVQASQITVFGAADPETYPLQKKRHSFEFLRTLGHLRSRTNTLGAVFRVRNACAQAIHQFFQDQGFLWVHTPILTASDCEGAGELFTVTSLDLEQLPHTQAGAVDFSQDFFGKPAYLTVSGQLEAEIMAMAFTNVYTFGPTFRAENSNTSRHLAEFWMVEPEMAFCDLDGAMDWAEAFLKHVFRTVLEQCPEDMDFFNQRIDTSVLATAENILAHEFERITYSEAVTLLAKADRSFEFPVEWGVDLQSEHERYLTEEVFKKPVIVTDYPAAIKAFYMRLNQDGNTVRAMDVLAPKVGEIIGGSQREERLEVLERRIQTAGLPLEDYWWYLDLRRYGTVPHAGFGLGFERLVQFMTGMANIRDVIPFPRTPDNVEF